The genomic region AACTCGCAAGATCACTCGGTCAGTCCCCTCTCCCTCCGGGAGAGGGCTAGGGTGAGGGAAAGGCTTTTGTCCGCTCGGCTGCGAACCCCTGACTTGCCGCCCGGTAAAAGGTAAACTTTGCGCCCTTCGCAGGAGCAGCCATGAATTATCGTCACGCCTTCCATGCCGGCAATCACGCCGATGTGTTCAAACACCTGACCTTGACCCGCCTCATCGCCCTGATGTCGCGCAAGGAGCAGCCGTTTGCCTATCTCGACACGCACGCCGGCATCGGTCTGTATGACTTGCAGGGCGATCAGGCCAACCGTACCGGTGAGTACCTGGAAGGCATCGCGCGCTTGTGGGAGCAGCCGGATCTGCCGGCGCTGACCGCCGACTACATGAAGGTGCTGCACGAGATGAACCCGGACGGCCAGTTGCGCTATTACCCGGGTTCGCCGGAGCTGGCGCGGCGCCTGACGCGCCCACAGGATCGGGTCATGCTCAACGAGAAGCATCCGGAAGACGGTGTGCTGCTCAAGGACAACATGGCCGGCGATCGTCGGGTCAAAGTTCATCTTGGCGAAGGCTGGCACGTCGCGCGGGCGATGTTGCCGGTTCAGGAAAAACGCGCGGTGATGTTGATCGACCCGCCGTTCGAACAGCTCGATGAAATGCAGCGTTGCGCAGCGT from Pseudomonas tensinigenes harbors:
- a CDS encoding 23S rRNA (adenine(2030)-N(6))-methyltransferase RlmJ; its protein translation is MNYRHAFHAGNHADVFKHLTLTRLIALMSRKEQPFAYLDTHAGIGLYDLQGDQANRTGEYLEGIARLWEQPDLPALTADYMKVLHEMNPDGQLRYYPGSPELARRLTRPQDRVMLNEKHPEDGVLLKDNMAGDRRVKVHLGEGWHVARAMLPVQEKRAVMLIDPPFEQLDEMQRCAASLKEAIGRMRQTVAAIWYPVKDQRALRRFYQDLAGTGAPKLLRVELLVHPLDTPNSLNGSGMAIANPPWGLEEELRELLPWLSKKLGQTQGGWQMDWLIAES